The following is a genomic window from Bacillus kexueae.
CTTGCCCCAATTTTAAATATGGAAGAAAGTGAAATTTTATCGATTTTAAATAAAGACCGGAAGCAAGTGGAGTTTGGGTCAAAAGGGCGAAATTTAACCTTCTCCACAAAACAAGAGATTGAGAGACTTGAACTACCAGGTATTGGTTTTATTCGTGATACGAAGCGCTTCTATCCAAACGGAGATTTCGCTTCATATATCCTCGGATTTGCGATAAAAGAAGAGAAAAAGACAGTTGGAAAGCTAGGAGTCGAGGCATATTTAGATGAATATTTGCAAGAAACAGATGGTTACGTTCAATATAAAAAAGACAGCTACGGACTCAAATTGCCTTCTAGTGAAGATGAAATTGTCGCACCGGACAATGGAAATACTGTATATTTGACGATTGACCAAAAAATCCAAACGTTTTTAGATGATGCGATGAAGGAAGCTGGAAAAGAATATAATCCAAAAAAGATGATCGGAATAGTCGCTGATCCGAAAACAGGGGAAATATTAGCAATGTCCCAGTATCCTAGTTTTGACCCGAATGTACGGGATATCACAAATTACTATAATGATGCAATATCTTACGCTTTTGAACCTGGATCAACAATGAAAATTTTCACCCTGGCAGCTGCGATTAATGAAGGGGTATATAACGGAAATGATATGTTTCAATCGGGCACCTACCCAGTGCAAGGGGCAAAAGATATTAAAGACCATAATAATGTCGGGTGGGGGGCCATCACGTTTAATGAAGGGGTTCAACGCTCATCAAATGTTGCCTTTTCTATTCTTGCGAAAGAAAAAATAGGTTTTGATACACTTTATCAATATTTAGAGCGATTTGGTTTCATGGAGGAGACTGGAATTGACTTGCCAGGGGAGTTAACGGGAACAATTCAATATACGTATGAACGTGACAAACTTTCCACTGCCTTTGGACAAGCTTCTTCTGTCACTCCAATTCAACAAATTCAAGCGGCAACAGCTGTTGCAGGAAACGGACAGATGATGAAGCCGTATGTTATTGATAAGATTGTCGATCCTGATACGAATGAAACGATAGTGGATAACGAACCAGAAGTTGCAGGAGAGCCGATTACAAGTGAAACGGCTAAAGAAGCGCGTGATATTTTAGGAACAGTTGTCAGTTCGGAAAATGGAACCGGTCAAGTATTTCATATTGATGGATATGAAGTAGCTGGAAAAACAGGAACTGCGCAAATTTTTGAAAACGGAAGATATTTGTCTGGAAAAGAGAACTTTATTTTCTCCTTCTTAGGAATGGCTCCGAAAGATAATCCCAAGCTCATTATGTATGTCGCTGTACAGCAACCAGAATTAGAACCAACCGAGGCAGGGAGTGCACCTGTATCATTTATTTTTAAAACGGTTATGAAGAACGCCTTGGAATACTTACGTGTTAAACCTGAAACAACAGAGGAACCAAAATCATCGGAAACAAAGATCGGATTTACATTGCAGGATTATAAAGGAGATACAGTGCAAAGAGTTGTAGAATCATTACAAAAGCAATCTTTGGAAGTAATTACACTTGGAGATGGAAATAAAATTACCGATCAATATCCTCTTCCTGATACGAATGTGATTGCTAATGAAAAAGTTATTTTAAAAACGAGTGGATCAATGAAAATACCTGATTTAACTGGTTGGTCATTACGAGATGTATACAAATTGGCTACTGTAATCGGCTTACATGTAAATGTTGAAGGAAACGGTTATGTAGCAGCACAATCCATCCAGGCGGGAACAGAAGTTAGTGAAGGTGCAACATTGATGGTTAACTTGCAAACGGATGGGCACGCCGAACAGGGAAGTAGTGAAGAAGCGGAACAGAGTTCTGAAGAGGAAGATAGATAAGGCTGTCCGATAAGCCCTTAAAAAATGAAGCAAGTGAAGAAAAACGGGTCGTTTTTCTCCACTTGCTTTTGTATTTTTTGGCTATGATCTGAAAGAAGCTGACGGCGACTCCTGCGGGAACTGCACGAGCGGAGGCCCCACAGACGAGCCTGCGAGTTGAGGAGGAGATAATTGAATGAACCGAATTTCAATTTACGAAGAAAGGGGCTGTACTTTTTGGACAGCCGCTATTTTTTACACCAAATGTCCATCATTCAATACGTGAGTAGTAGGGCTTGTTCTATTATGAAAATTCGGCGCATATAGTTTCGATAACGACCAATGTGTGAGGGGAGTATCGACTGTGCGTGTATCTAATGTTACCGTTCGAAAAAGACTTGTGACGGTCCTATTTGCGGGGTTTTTAATTTTCTTTATTATCGACATTCGCCTGGGGTATGTACA
Proteins encoded in this region:
- a CDS encoding penicillin-binding protein, whose translation is MQKSKNINRGAAILSLIFALLFFVLLGRFFYIQATGKVDGQVLAVKAEEKYTNQVMLEATRGTIVDRNGEVLAQDTATFTIVAVLDEELTENAKEPRHVVDKEETAEKLAPILNMEESEILSILNKDRKQVEFGSKGRNLTFSTKQEIERLELPGIGFIRDTKRFYPNGDFASYILGFAIKEEKKTVGKLGVEAYLDEYLQETDGYVQYKKDSYGLKLPSSEDEIVAPDNGNTVYLTIDQKIQTFLDDAMKEAGKEYNPKKMIGIVADPKTGEILAMSQYPSFDPNVRDITNYYNDAISYAFEPGSTMKIFTLAAAINEGVYNGNDMFQSGTYPVQGAKDIKDHNNVGWGAITFNEGVQRSSNVAFSILAKEKIGFDTLYQYLERFGFMEETGIDLPGELTGTIQYTYERDKLSTAFGQASSVTPIQQIQAATAVAGNGQMMKPYVIDKIVDPDTNETIVDNEPEVAGEPITSETAKEARDILGTVVSSENGTGQVFHIDGYEVAGKTGTAQIFENGRYLSGKENFIFSFLGMAPKDNPKLIMYVAVQQPELEPTEAGSAPVSFIFKTVMKNALEYLRVKPETTEEPKSSETKIGFTLQDYKGDTVQRVVESLQKQSLEVITLGDGNKITDQYPLPDTNVIANEKVILKTSGSMKIPDLTGWSLRDVYKLATVIGLHVNVEGNGYVAAQSIQAGTEVSEGATLMVNLQTDGHAEQGSSEEAEQSSEEEDR